A region of Vigna radiata var. radiata cultivar VC1973A unplaced genomic scaffold, Vradiata_ver6 scaffold_374, whole genome shotgun sequence DNA encodes the following proteins:
- the LOC106780192 gene encoding beta-conglycinin, alpha' chain, whose product MMRSRFPLLLLLGVVFLASVSVSFGIAYWEKENLSHNKCLRSCSSEKSTYRIQACHARCNLLKEDKEHQEGEHSLPTHHEEEDEDESRQPRPFPFPFPIPLRPRERQSEGSESSRKQNNPFHFSSNRFHSLFKNPNGHIRLLQRFDQQSKQLQNLQDYRLLEVQLRPRTLLLPHHVDADYIIIILSGRAILTLQNPDDRDSYNLQNGDVQNIPAGTTLYLINPDNEETLKVMVLARPINNPGRLESFFLSSTEAQQSYLQGFSKKTLEASFDTQFKEINRVLFGEEGQQQDEEKQEGVIVKLSKEQIRELSKHAKSSSKKTISSKDKPFNLRSSSPVYSNTLGKFYEITPEKNPQLRDMDVFVSFVNMKEGALLLPHYNSKSIVILVVNKGEANAELVGEREQQQEESGEVQRYRAELSEEDVLVIPATYPVAINATSNLNFFAFGINAENNQRNFLAGEKDNVMSDIPRPVLEVAFPGSGEETEKLIKKQTESYFVDAQPQQKQSQEKEKEEKEEGSKGRNPLYSILNAFY is encoded by the exons ATGATGAGATCGCGGTTCCCACTGTTGCTGTTGCTGGGAGTTGTTTTCCTGGCCTCAGTTTCAGTCTCATTTGGCATTGCATACTGGGAAAAGGAGAACCTTTCTCACAACAAGTGCCTCCGGAGTTGCAGTAGCGAGAAAAGCACGTACAGGATCCAAGCATGCCACGCTCGTTGCAATCTCCTTAAGGAGGATAAAGAACATCAAGAAGGAGAACATTCACTACCAACACACCATgaggaagaggatgaagatgaaaGCAGACAACCACGTCCATTCCCTTTCCCATTCCCTATCCCTCTCCGACCTCGCGAACGCCAGAGTGAAGGTTCTGAGTCatcaaggaaacaaaataacCCTTTTCACTTCAGCTCTAATAGGTTCCACTCTTTGTTCAAGAACCCAAATGGTCACATTCGCCTCCTCCAGAGGTTCGACCAACAATCCAAACAACTTCAGAATCTTCAAGACTACCGTCTTTTGGAAGTCCAGCTCAGACCCCGCACCCTCCTTCTCCCCCACCATGTCGACGCTGAttacatcatcatcatcctcagcG GGAGAGCCATACTTACCCTCCAGAACCCCGACGACAGAGACTCTTACAACCTTCAGAATGGCGATGTTCAGAACATCCCTGCAGGTACAACTTTGTATTTGATTAACCCTGACAACGAGGAAACACTGAAAGTAATGGTACTTGCCAGACCCATTAACAACCCTGGCAGACTTGAG AGCTTCTTCCTATCTAGCACTGAAGCCCAACAATCCTACTTGCAAGGGTTCAGCAAGAAAACTCTGGAGGCCTCGTTCGAT ACCCAATTCAAGGAGATAAACAGGGTTCTGTTTGGAGAGGAGGGGCAGCAGCAAGACGAGGAGAAGCAAGAGGGAGTGATTGTGAAACTATCAAAGGAACAGATTCGGGAGCTGAGCAAACATGCCAAATCTAGTTCAAAGAAAACTATTTCTTCTAAAGATAAGCCATTCAACTTGAGAAGCAGCAGCCCCGTCTACTCCAACACGTTGGGAAAGTTCTATGAGATCACTCCAGAGAAAAATCCTCAGCTTCGCGACATGGATGTCTTCGTCAGTTTTGTGAATATGAAGGAG GGAGCTCTTCTTCTACCACACTACAATTCAAAGTCTATAGTCATTCTGGTGGTTAATAAAGGAGAAGCAAACGCTGAGCTTGTTGGCGAAAGAGAACAGCAACAAGAGGAAAGTGGGGAAGTTCAGAGGTATAGAGCTGAGTTGTCTGAAGAGGATGTACTTGTAATCCCAGCAACTTATCCAGTAGCCATCAACGCTACCTCCAACCTGAATTTCTTTGCTTTCGGTATCAATGCTGAGAACAATCAGAGGAACTTCCTTGCAg GTGAGAAAGACAATGTGATGAGCGATATACCTAGACCAGTGCTGGAGGTTGCGTTTCCCGGGTCTGGTGAAGAGACTGAGAAGCTAATAAAGAAGCAGACGGAGTCGTACTTTGTGGATGCTCAGCCTCAGCAAAAGCAgtctcaagaaaaggaaaaggaggaAAAGGAGGAGGGGAGTAAGGGAAGAAATCCTCTGTATTCAATTTTGAACGCTTTTTACTGA